Below is a genomic region from Miscanthus floridulus cultivar M001 chromosome 1, ASM1932011v1, whole genome shotgun sequence.
GCATGTGCTAAGCAAAAATAATTAGCAACTTTTCAATTGTTTAGGAACTACCAAAGTAGGATATGATAATCTGTTTCTGAACTAAATAAGCATTATGTAGGGCATTACTTCTTTGATTAGAAACCTTACCGAGGTATATAGACAATTGGAAGAAGCTAATGTGACAACTATCTGTTTCTATTTGCAGATGAGTATGACCCTTGCTGTAGCTGATGGACACCTTGTTAATATGGGGAAAATGATAGAAGAAATGGAGGGGAAGCTGAGAAATTCACTGGACCAGGTAACAGTTTCGCATTGACAATGATTATGGCGAATATTGAGATCTTCCAAAGTTGCCAACGTCATTTGCAACTTGCCAATTCTTTAGCTGCATGCAATATCATTCTGTTGGCAGGTTTATTTCGGGAAGACCAGAGAAATGGTTTGCACTCTTCGGCCACCACCAGAAGTGCTTAATATGAGACTACCAGACAGCTGAGCCAGTGCATAGAAGTGTCAATCTTCACTCTAGGCGTGGTCTGTCTGTGCTTCATAGTTAGTTGTCTGTGCATCTGTATCGACATTTGTTGAGGTATCTATCATAGGAGCTGTTGTGATTAAATGGGAAACATTGAGCGAACCATGGTCAGCTGTATCCGCGAAGTGTTTTGACAGGAGCAAGTGTTTGCAGCAGAACTGAGTTACCAACAAATGAATCTCCATACAAAATTCTGTTGTTGGCGTTCTTTATCTTCTGAAGATCTGATGGTGTTGTGTCTGGCCTTGCAATCTGTCAAAGCATTAAATATGGTGTTTAGTTTGAGGAGCCAACTCATACCGGATAAGGTGGTGCATCGTGAGTCCAATTTTAAATTTGGTGGTCCAAATGCTTAGGAAATGAAGTGGTGCTGTATGAACTTCtgtttcacaaatcaaaaaaaaaaaaaagaggtgtAGGACTACCATATTTCTCAAATCAAACACCTAATTTTTTGGACTGGAGAACAAAGCTGGGCTCAGAATGAGTTCTTGCGGACTTTCAGTTCCGGTACTGGTCCCAAGGTTTCACAAGTACTATGTCGATCAAAGCTCGAACAGCTGGCTGCACTGCTTGGGCATGCTTATGCCCAGGCTGCACACAAGTGGGGGTTGCCGGCACAGCTTTCCGACGGGCGACGGGCGACGGGCTTTGGATTTCAGAAGAAACAGCAAGCATATCAGCCGATCGATCTGCCTCGGCCTACCTGGAAACAGTTACAATCCGCCTTGACCTTTCCATTTGTCCATAACGAAGATGCCTCCTTCCGGTTGTGCCATTCTTAAGCCAACCATGTCCAACGTCAGCGATCAAGTAGCCAAGTAGGGGGTGTCAGTGCCAACAGTTTCCCAACGGTGTCTTCTAGTGTTATCGGTACTTTGCAACGAAACCAATATGTTTTAAAATCGGACTTCGTATCATTGTGGGATACGAGTTGTTCTGACTTGTATGACTATGGTCTCTGAGTTCGGGTCACATACAGAACAGAGGGCGAGGCGCCTTTGGGAAGTAAAAAAGCTGGAATGGAAGAATCAATTCGCTCTTtaatattactccctccattttaaaaTAAGTGTTCACTTCGATGAGTAATTAATTCTAAATTTGAcccaaaatatataaaaaaatatattaatgttTACGATACTAAATAGACATTATTTGTTAACCACGTCATATATTTTTatgataaatttatttagagatacaaatactGATaccatttttttataaatttagtcaaacttgataTTGGTTGACTCCTCAAATCGTGAGAGGTGCATTTATTTTAGAACGAATGGagcatctatctatatctatatctacctCCTTTGTCTTCTTTTCGATAAGAACATGTATATCATTTTTGGAGaaattaggtatagatatagatatatcatttttggagaaattaggtatagatatagatacaaaTAGATATTATATCCTCTTCGTCTCGATAAGAACACGCATATCGTTTTTGgagaattaaatataaatatagatatagatatatactcCCTCCTCTGTCTTCGCCTCAATAATAACGCCCACTGGAGAaattagatagatagatagatagatagatagatagatactcCCTCCTCTGTATTCGTCTCTATAAGAATGCACATATCGTTTTTGAAGAGAATCAATTTtcaatttaactagatttataaaaaagcAGTACgaatatttatatctctatatATGTTTACCATCAAAGTATATtacattatttaaaaaaaatatttggtcAAATTTATTTTAAAATTGGTTGACTTCTCAGGAGATGAGATATACACCTTTTTTAGGTGAAGGTTGTCACATagtttttactatatatatatttaaatataacatatatctaagtgtataacAAAAGCTACTAATTATCTATAAAAAGATAAAATAGGGTATAGTttaaatggagggagtagttactATATTTTTCTTAGAAACTTATTAGTCTCTAACTTTacccaaatcaaatcaaataattttaaatttaactaaatttttacaaaaaaaaatactAATGACATCGAATAAGCATCATCAGCTAAATTTTAGTAACACAATAGTGTCATAGAATTAATAATATTCTCTATAAACTTATGAACTTAACAGTTTTCTTTGACATGAAGATAAATGTCGATGTCATCGACATTTTgatttggccccgttcggcttaccttatatccggtttgttcggcttattttttcagtcggaacagtgtttttctctcacaacatttcagccagaatagtgtttttcaacCAAATTTCATCAAGCCGAACGAAGCCATTTAACTATTTAGGTGACATGCCACTCCTACTCCTTAAAATTAATTAGGTGGCATGCCACTCCTTAAAATTTCCTGGCCGacctaggttgatttttgagtcgAGCTGGGAGGTCGACATAGTGATATGGTAACTTGCATCCAGTTTTACGGAGTGTCGGTTCATCTATTCTCAttacactatcagcatcacactTGTTCAAGCAGTATCACATGTTCTGACTTCTAACGAGCGGCATCAAGAGTCACGTTCCATGATGGATGCAAATAAGCTCTGACCAAATATCATATCAGCAGTTCACAAGGTTCAGCCAAAAACTAAAACAGCACAACTGTTTTGTATTCTTTACTTCATAGGCAGTGAGTGATTCATCCTCCAGATTTTACACAAAAAATCTAAGGGAACATCTAGCCTAGCTAGATACCGCAGACACCTATGGCATGGAGCAAACTCAAATGCTTCTTCATGGCTTCACTTCctctgcggctgctgctgcgggagCTGCTGCGTCCTCCCCCTTGCTCTCCTCTATCTTACCACCTTCTTCATCTGCATTTTATCCGCAAAACAAGATTAGTACCAGAGTAGAATGTCTTCAAAACGCAAAGAAATGGAACCAGTGAAGGCTGAAATGGTCTTCAGGAGCAAAACAATTTGGACTTCTAATATGACTCCCCACATCAGTTTAGTAAACAAGTCAACACTTGACCACTACACTTATACTTAGACCATACATCACTGTGCAGAAATCAACACATAAGACTGGCACAGTCTTGCCTAAGAAGCAACATGCGGCAAATGACTGGGTCTAGCAGCTTGAAATGTGGTGTCCACGACAGTCAACAGAACATTTAAGGATATCGTTGTAAAAAATTTTAGCAGCCAAACATCAAGATGTAGCAACAACCTAAGAAAATTGAAATTCTAGAAACCGTCATTGTTTTCTGACAGGGTGATACTGATGTGAGCTATTGAGCTATTGTAtgctactgttgatgtcacttgAAAAGAGTCATGAACCATACTGAGGTTGCAAGAGCTTCTACTACTATGTCAATACACCCTCAGAAATATTCTGGATTACAAGTTAACTATCAACAAGAGATTATTCAAGTATCCAAACCACCCAAATATGTAGTAGAATGTTTGTACCCCCATGATAGTGTAAATCCATGGCTAAATCTAGGAACAGCTGCCCTTAAGTAAATAAACAATTGGGATGACAAGGAGAATGATGTACCTTTGTTAGCACTTTCaaccacatcatcttcatcatcctcaatATCGTCATCATCAGCACCTCCCATGTCCAGTTTCTACAATGACAAGACACCATGAAACTTTGCTCCCATCTTAATCATCAAAAAAACTTTCACTAGACACTTACCGAGAAGTCCATATCACCAAAGTCATTAACTGCGATGTTATGAATAATATGTCACTTCAAGCTAAACTAAATAGTAGTAAGGAAACAAAAACAGAATCAACCAAAACTGAAATACTAACATCCAacatcctcatcatcctcatcctgcCATTTGTCCCAGTCAACCTTCAAGAACACAGGTGGCTTGCCCTCCTTTTTCAGCAGCCTTGGCCACCACTTGCTCTCAGCTTTCTTGATCAGGTAGCATATGGTCCTTGGGGCAACAGCTGCTTTGCTCTCCTGCAAACAGCAAGACCGATAGAATTAGAACCTGAAAAAAATGCTACATCCACAAGAGAAAGCATGTGTTAAATAGTAAACCAACCTCCACATTCACAGCATCAAACAGCTCAAGGTCAAACTCATAGGGCAAGTCATCTGAGCCCTTTGCCGAGAAGTTGAAATGGCCTTCAGGCTTCAAGTTCAGCTTCACATCCTTGGCGTCGGGCAGCTCTATCGTCAAGAACACCCTGTCGGACCTCTGTGCCCACTTAGTGATTGGGTGGCGACTGCAAAGCAAAATCGGACCCATGAAATTCCTCAAAACCATACTCAAACGtcaacatatatatctcatcctcTAAGCAGGTACTGCATAACCAAGAGATGCTACCACATAATATTCGAATCTCCCAACACCAACAACTTGCAGGTTACTGGCCGTTTGACGCAATCATCTCATATTTCACCCCAATTAAAGAAGCAGTATTAAGCACAAACATAAGCGCTAGATGTAGGATCACGGAAAGCATCAAGAGCATGGCAATTTCAGATTTCGTAGCGACCACGCTAAACAAGTCAGTAACAACAGATTTCTGAGGCGCATCCGTGTCTTCAAGTCAATTTTACCTAACAAACTAGAACAGGCGATCCTCTGAAAGCATCAAGAGCATGGATATTTCAGATTTCCTAGCGACCACGCTAAACAAGTCGTAACAACAGATTTCTGAGGCGCATAGTCAATTTTACCCAACAAACTAGAACAGGCGATCCTCTGAGAACCTATGAGCAAAATAGCGCCATGTTATTCGCACACAATCACACGTCCCACACACACCGCAACCAGAAGAGCACCAAAAACAACCACACCACGTCTCATGAATCCAAGAACAAGAACTACGGAAAGATCGCAACGAGCCGTACCTCATGCTTCCTCCTCGTGAACGCAGGTGCGCGGGGTCTGCGTCGGGGAtctggggattagggtttagacGACTTGGGAGAAGACCGCCGATGGGGGAGAGGATGCGCTGGGCAGGGGCAGTCAGCAGGAGGGTATAAGAAGACGAAGCGGCGGACCGGGACAGAATTGAGGGCAAACTTGTCAAACTGCGGGATCGCGCGAGGAGTGCTGCTGCTTCCAAAAGGCTCTAGATGGTTCCATTTCTTTCCAGTCCAGAGCCACTTTGGATTTCCCTCTAAAAAAAAGAGCCACTTCcgattaaaaaaaaaagagccaCATGGATTTTTGctcctttttatttttgttttataTAAATTCATCGTACACTGCACTAGTTGAGATACTCCCTCCTCCCAGTTTTGTTAtataagaaatatcaatattatgaTAAAAATAATTATTATTAAATTAATAGTGAATATATTTTATAGTAAATATATTTATATAGAGACATAAATATGGATTCTCTTTCTTGTTTTGCTAAGAAACGATACGTGCATGCTTTGAGAGGAGTTTTTATTATTATTGAGGACCATTATAGTTTTCGAAGCTCGAAGCCGTCACTATTCGTCTATTTTAAAATATATAGTTATAATTTTTCGTCTCCTATAAGTATACCAAagaatacatatagagatgactTGGGCCTAGCTGTAGACGTATACGACGACGTATATTTCATTGAAGCCCCTCTCCCTTATCACTGACACCtgagccccacatgtcatcttcttcctcttcctcctccagtCATCTTCCCTTGCTGAGCAGCATCCGCCACTGTCgatggcgagcagcagcagcacgtggGCGAGCGGTCGACGGTGGGGCG
It encodes:
- the LOC136497769 gene encoding co-chaperone protein p23-1-like; this encodes MSRHPITKWAQRSDRVFLTIELPDAKDVKLNLKPEGHFNFSAKGSDDLPYEFDLELFDAVNVEESKAAVAPRTICYLIKKAESKWWPRLLKKEGKPPVFLKVDWDKWQDEDDEDVGFNDFGDMDFSKLDMGGADDDDIEDDEDDVVESANKDEEGGKIEESKGEDAAAPAAAAAEEVKP